The following DNA comes from Equus caballus isolate H_3958 breed thoroughbred chromosome 15, TB-T2T, whole genome shotgun sequence.
GGTCCCCGCCTTCCCCTCCAGCACATATCCCCACGTTCAGGTAGAATATATGGTGTAGTCACCACAGCTGTTTCCTCTGCTCAGCCTATGGGAGGAGATCAGTCTTTGCTCAAATCAGGGAGGGAAGCGGAGTCTGGCCATGGCATTGACTATTTTCTGCACAATCTTTCAGATGAGGCGTGCAGTCAAACCGAATCACTCGCTGAGATGTTGCGCCATGCGGGGTCACCTGTCGTGTAGACACTGCCTTAGTGCAGCTGAGGGAACAGTACTTCTTGGCCCCTGCCGCACAATACGTATTTATATTCACATGTGCCTGTTGTGGGAGCAGGGCCGGCAGATCACCATGATAAGGGTGAGCAGAGATCAAACTACCCATTTGGAGGGGCGCCACAGGCAATCTGGGTGAGGGGAAGGATCTGGGGAATAGAAACTCTTCCACGTGCCTCTCTGTGGTCTTCTCCATTCTCGTTCCTCCTGAGGGGCATGCTGGAGGGCTCTAGTCCCTCTTACGTAGCTGCTTTGGAGCCCTGGTGCAGCCTTGTTTGGGTACCAGCTGCCTTCATCTTTGTAGTCTGGTCAAAAATGATGGCTGTGTCTTTTAGTATCTGCTAACAGGCTTATCCTcaagggaggaaggggaaaaggagaaaaaatggtcAGCTCTACTAAGTTCCATACAAAAGGAGTCACAGGTGAAAAACTATGAGACATCAGATTTGCTTCTTGGATTTAGATGCTCTTCTGAGTGGAACCCCACTTCACTGCTCCTCACAGAAGTTAGGATTGGACCAGAGCTAAAATAGTATGCAAGGGCCAAGGTGGAATTAAGGGTCATAGAGGCCAGGGACCTTCTCACTGGGTGCTGCTATGTTTTTAGCCAGACAAGCCTATTCTGTAGGCACACACATGGAAGGAGTGGGTGGTGGGGTATTACATCCCTGGGTCTCTTCTCTCCTTGAAAGGGATCACAAGAAATATCAGTGCCGAAGACAGACTCTCGAGGGTACCTTGTGCGAAATCAGTGGTCCCGAACTTCACGGAGCGCATCCATCAGAGCTCCATCAGTAGATGAGAACAGAAGCAAGACAGCCAGTCTTAAGGTAGAGAATAGAGATGAAAGGAAGGAGTACACGAGAGAACAATAaccataacaataataataatggcttacATTTATTGATGTTTTCTACATGCCAGGCCCTGGTCTTTACATGTTTTTGCTAATTTAGTCCTCACAAAAACCCCACTGTaagccccattttatagttgagaaaactAAAACAGAGCAACTTGCTTAAGATTTCACACTAATAATGCTCATAGAGCTGGATTAAAATCTAGGATCTCTAGGTCTACAAGCTGCATACTTAATAAACTCTATGgtttctccttccttcattcattcaacaactatttactgAGTACCCAAGACTCATAAGAGGCGTTGGAAAGGTCAACAAAGGAGATAAATTGTTGAAGAGTGTTAGATTGTGTGGCACTTTGGGCCCTTGACTAGGCCTGGCCACATAAGAAGAAAAAGttagttttgagatttttttggaTGCAGAGAGAGTGACACAGATCCAACCACTGGGAGAACAGGTATTCCTACCAATCCATCTGTCTCTGTGAAGAGTGGCTCAATAATATAATCAGAACATACCTTTCAAAACATATGAAACAAtcagaaaaactgaaataatagaTGGATGCTTCATAACTTATTGCACACCTTAGGGAAGAAGTCCTTTCTCTAGAACGGTTTCCTCCTATTTAGGAAGATGATTCTATCCAGCTGAGCCCCACAGGGACAGGAAGCTCTGTAGGCAATAGGCAAACACTGGATTCTCCAGCCTACCAACCTTCCCAGCAACCACTGCATTAAGAACAGGGAAAACATGGAGAGAGATGCGCCTGAGGTTTTTTGTAGAGTCTTCGGATGGGAACATCTGGTCTAGTCAACTGGAGGTCACAGATGCAGGCAGTGGCAAGCAAGGTCCCTTACTCAAGCCCTCTGCCCTAGCTTGAGGTCTCTGATTGAACAGGTATACAGGAGGCAAGTGACAGAACTTTGCAAACCATGTGCCAGCTGTCTAAGGACAGGGAAGGGGACCTGTGCCCTAcctactgaaaaagaaaaaaaagtgtgagGTGCTGATGGGGGAGCTAGGGGAAAATGAACAGACTCTCTCTGTGTCCATTTACCAGACATAGTTACTATCTGGAGCCCTGAAATGTCTGAGCCTCTTTAACCCTGCTTAGAGGAGCCGAGATAAACCAGAATCTATCTAAGGGCTAGGCATGGAACAGAGGGAAGCGGACAGTTCCTTGACTCCAGCTtggcagagatggggagagggacCTTCGGCGAACATTGAACTCAGATCCCTACTGTCTTGCCCCAGCTCCCCAATAGCTCCACGACCTCCCGGACTTCATCCACCTCCCTTAGCCAGCAAGAGTTGCCACAGCAGCTGTCGGCACAGCCCTCACCGCCCACACCTCCCATGTCTCTCGACCCGAGTCCTCCCACGCCCCCGGAGACCCAGCCCAAGAATGGGTCCCGGCGCAGCTCCAAGATGCATGAGAATCCCGAAGCCTGGGCTCACGGCATCGTACGGGACGTCCGGGACTCCCGGGACACGCAGCAGCCCCGGGAATATCAGCGCACGCCCCCCACCGAATGGAAGTCCTATGCCCAGCGTAGGGCACTCTATCCAACCCAGGAGGACCGCGACTGTGTGATCGACATGCTCCGGAAGCGAGAAGAGGAGGACGACGACGAAGCCTACTGGTCATCCGTGAAGATGCTGTATGAGAAGACCCCAAGCTGCTCGCGCCCCAGGCCGGTGAGCAGGGCCCTTGGCCATTGTACCTCGGGCGCCCCTCCTGGCAGCCCCGCAGCCCgagcctctcccagcctccttcctctcctcgGTGTAGGGAAGTCCCTTCCAGTCCtctgcttctcctccccaaaTCTGCCCCCTTCAGCCTCGGGAGGTCCCAGCCCTTGGCTGTCTCCCAGCGGTCCAAGCAGTGGCCCAGGTGTTTTCCTGCCACTCTGCCCAGAGACAAGCCCCATTCCTGATCCCTTCGGGTCTGTGTGACTGTGCCCCCGTTGGTGTCCCTCTCTGCAGCCCAAACCGAAGCATGCCATCACCATCGCTGTCTCGTCCAGGGCACTCTTCAACATGGTGGATGGCAGGAAAATCTACGAAGAAGAGGGTCTGGAAAAGTATATGGAGTATCAACTCACCAATGAGAACGTCATCTTGACCCCAGGGCCCGCGTTCCGCTTCGTCAAGGTACTCTGCAAAGATGTCTTTGGCCTGCCAGGACCCTGGGAAGGACCCAAGCCAACCCTTGGGATATCATCCAGGTTCCCTTCTAATTCATAGTCCACCCTTGACATTCTTTTCAAGTTGATCCCAGGTCAGTTTATGCTTTCACAGAGGCTTCCAGACTGTTAGGAAGGGACCCCAGCCCACAGCCCTAGATTTGGAATGTTGAGCTTGCCTAAGTGGAGTCCTAATCATGAGACCTGTTACAGAAACCTTTGTTCCCTCCCTAGAAGGAGCAGTAAGAAGCAATAATGAGTTTACCATCCCAAGTAGTAAAAATAGAACCCCTCATTAAAATTAGATGAAATTCACTTTAGCTGCTCTTGCCCCAAACATAGCATATTAAGAAAATCAAGATGCTCTTGGCACTTAGGGGCATGATTTTAACAGAGAAAGTAATGTTCTCTGAACTTATATGGAAGTGCATAGCACTTAAAACTCTGATCCTCTGggcagccaggtggcatagtggttaagttcctgtgctccacttcagtggcccaggactcctgggtctggatcccaggagccaacttacacaccactcatcaagccgtgcttgggctgcaccccacatacaaaatagaggaagactggcaacagatgttagttcagggccaatcttcctcaccaaaaagagagagagagagagagagaacaggtaGGAGAGAGAAGCCTCCATGGGGGACACCCTTCCTTCTGGAGGCCTGAGTCTTCGATGAagttccactttaaaaaaaaacaaacaagcaaaacaccCTCTGATCCTCTATATAACTTATACAAATATTACACACTAACATCATAACCAGGTAGAAACAAATGACACCTCCACAAGTTGTGAGTAGAAAGTGCTTATGGGGCATGGTAGAAGTATGGGAAGAAACCACAAACCTATTCTAAAGACTCGTGTTTAAAAAGCAGACAAAGAGCTCACTTTGACAGCACGTTTACTAAAATTGGAACAATACAAAGACCATTAGAATGGCTCCTGTGCAAAGATAAAATGCAGATCCATGATGCATTctatattttttacaataaaaaataattgtcagATGATCAAGAAAGGCAGATTTTAtgaatcaaaaaaaataaataaaaccacacacacaaaacagacaaAGCACAAAAGGGTAatctgagccttctctctgcCTACCCCACAGAGATAATTCTAGTAAACCAAATGTTGTACAGTCTTCAACAAACATTACCCATCTATTCGGTAAACATTAACTGAGGTCCTGTGTATagaggaagaaaatacagaaatgaatggcATAACCCTGCCTTAAAGGAGCTATAATCTGTCAGTGAAGAGTCCTCAGAGCTTGAATTTGACATCTATGAGATCCTTTCCCTCCAGCCTCCCAGTGCCCACCTTGCCTGGCTCTCCTTACACGCATTCGTGTTTGTAACCTGTAGGCACTGCAGCATGTCAACTGTAGACTCCGTGAGCTGTATCCTGATGAACAGGACTTATTTGATATTGTACTGATGACTAATAACCATGCCCAAGTGGGAGTGCGGCTTATAAACAGCGTCAATCACTACGGTAAGTAAAATAAATACCATGTGGAAGAACAGCTTGCTGCTCTGGAAGAGAGAAGCCACGTTATTTTGCTAACTGTGGCCTAACTAATGCAGTGTCTTTGATACTGACACCCTCTTCTGAGTGAGGAATGTTTATTTGCCTATGTCAGAACAAGAGAGGCCACGTTCATTTTTAACTTCAGCACAAAGTTGGGCCCAAAGCTCTGGACTTAACTTGTCAAGTGTGAATTTCAAAGTCTTAATCCTAGGTCCCGCAatatatttctctgttttatgtttcTCACTTCTGAACTTGACTTCAAGGAGCCGTCGACCCAGAGGCTTTCTCTGTGTGATCAAACTCCTTGCTCACCACAGATACATGGTAAAGGTTGAAAGGTTTTCACCTTTTCTTTCCACTCTTAAAATCTGATTCTTCCTGGCTGTTCTCCCCACACATCAAATCTATACTCATGCCCCCAAATTGTCTTTGTTCCTTTATATGGAAAATTTGATTGACTCTAGTCTCTTCCTAGCATTTCCATCAGTATGTTGGAGACTTTAAGAGAAAGTCATTTTTCCTGTTATGGAATTACCTGACTTCTTATTTGGGGACCGTTAGCCTATTTTCTAAGAGACAAATCTAGTCTTATGGGTATGTCAAGTCAAAATAAGGTTtaaattttgcatatttaaattCTAGGTTTAAATTGggcatatttataaataatcaaGATGTATTACAAGGTGTGAGTTTTATATTATCCTAATTATACAATTGTTGTTGATTTGAAAGGCATTCAATGGTATATTAATGCTTAGTCTGCTAataattgtatttaaaatttcaagtCAGGAAAGAGACAATTTTAGACCTTTCgttgttgtttttagaaaatagtTTAAATCCTAGTATACCTGTTATTACTATTGTATTGTTACCGAAGAAATACAGAAACGGTACTTAAAGTGGTACACACCTTAAC
Coding sequences within:
- the NT5C1B gene encoding cytosolic 5'-nucleotidase 1B isoform X1, with the translated sequence MSQTSLKQKKKNESGTKYSKDNLETERRRDSEKSGARLSTQMRRAVKPNHSLRCCAMRGHLSCRHCLSAAEGTVLLGPCRTIRIYIHMCLLWEQGRQITMIRGSQEISVPKTDSRGYLVRNQWSRTSRSASIRAPSVDENRSKTASLKLPNSSTTSRTSSTSLSQQELPQQLSAQPSPPTPPMSLDPSPPTPPETQPKNGSRRSSKMHENPEAWAHGIVRDVRDSRDTQQPREYQRTPPTEWKSYAQRRALYPTQEDRDCVIDMLRKREEEDDDEAYWSSVKMLYEKTPSCSRPRPPKPKHAITIAVSSRALFNMVDGRKIYEEEGLEKYMEYQLTNENVILTPGPAFRFVKALQHVNCRLRELYPDEQDLFDIVLMTNNHAQVGVRLINSVNHYGLLIDRFCLTGGKSPIGYLKAYLTNLYLSADSEKVQEAIQEGIASATMFDGAKDIAYCDTQLRVAFDGDAVLFSDESDHIAKEHGLDKFFQHEALFENKPLAQGPLKGFLEDLGRLQKKFYAKDERLLCPIRTYLVTARSAASSGARVLKTLRRWGLEIDEALFLAGAPKGPILVKIRPHIFFDDQMFHIQGAQKFGTVTAHVPYGISQKMNT
- the NT5C1B gene encoding cytosolic 5'-nucleotidase 1B isoform X2, yielding MSQTSLKQKKKNESGTKYSKDNLETERRRDSEKSGARLSTQMRRAVKPNHSLRCCAMRGHLSCRHCLSAAEGTVLLGPCRTIRIYIHMCLLWEQGRQITMIRLPNSSTTSRTSSTSLSQQELPQQLSAQPSPPTPPMSLDPSPPTPPETQPKNGSRRSSKMHENPEAWAHGIVRDVRDSRDTQQPREYQRTPPTEWKSYAQRRALYPTQEDRDCVIDMLRKREEEDDDEAYWSSVKMLYEKTPSCSRPRPPKPKHAITIAVSSRALFNMVDGRKIYEEEGLEKYMEYQLTNENVILTPGPAFRFVKALQHVNCRLRELYPDEQDLFDIVLMTNNHAQVGVRLINSVNHYGLLIDRFCLTGGKSPIGYLKAYLTNLYLSADSEKVQEAIQEGIASATMFDGAKDIAYCDTQLRVAFDGDAVLFSDESDHIAKEHGLDKFFQHEALFENKPLAQGPLKGFLEDLGRLQKKFYAKDERLLCPIRTYLVTARSAASSGARVLKTLRRWGLEIDEALFLAGAPKGPILVKIRPHIFFDDQMFHIQGAQKFGTVTAHVPYGISQKMNT
- the NT5C1B gene encoding cytosolic 5'-nucleotidase 1B isoform X3 is translated as MSQTSLKQKKKNESGTKYSKDNLETERRRDSEKSGARLSTQGSQEISVPKTDSRGYLVRNQWSRTSRSASIRAPSVDENRSKTASLKLPNSSTTSRTSSTSLSQQELPQQLSAQPSPPTPPMSLDPSPPTPPETQPKNGSRRSSKMHENPEAWAHGIVRDVRDSRDTQQPREYQRTPPTEWKSYAQRRALYPTQEDRDCVIDMLRKREEEDDDEAYWSSVKMLYEKTPSCSRPRPPKPKHAITIAVSSRALFNMVDGRKIYEEEGLEKYMEYQLTNENVILTPGPAFRFVKALQHVNCRLRELYPDEQDLFDIVLMTNNHAQVGVRLINSVNHYGLLIDRFCLTGGKSPIGYLKAYLTNLYLSADSEKVQEAIQEGIASATMFDGAKDIAYCDTQLRVAFDGDAVLFSDESDHIAKEHGLDKFFQHEALFENKPLAQGPLKGFLEDLGRLQKKFYAKDERLLCPIRTYLVTARSAASSGARVLKTLRRWGLEIDEALFLAGAPKGPILVKIRPHIFFDDQMFHIQGAQKFGTVTAHVPYGISQKMNT